The region GTTGAGTTCCTCGGACTGTTCAAAAAACAGTATGGGGATAATACCTGCCCTATTATCATGCTAACTCGCCAAGGCAGTGAGGCGGATGCGGTGATGGCTCTGAAATCCGGCGCCCATGATTATTTATCGAAAAACGGACTCACGCCAGAGGCTCTGAATCGCTCCGTTGAAAATGCGATTGAAAAAGTCAATCTGCATAAACGCCTTAAACAAAACAATTCGGATTTGGAAAACAAGAATCTCCAACTCCAATTAATGAAGGATCAGCTTGAAAAGCTGGTGGAAGATAGGACCAAAAACCTGATCGAATCCAATGAACGGCTGCTGGTAGAAATCGAAGAACGCCGAAAGGCCGAATCGCAAGTTCGTGAAAGCGCACGGTTTAATCGAATGATCATGGATGCTGCACCCGCATTCATAGCTTATATCGATGAAAACGACTGTTATCGGTTTGCCAATGAACACTACCAGAAGATTTTTCAATGCAGCGAAGAAGATCTTCTTGGAATATCCATGCAAAACCACCTTGGAAATGCATTCGAAAATTATCGAAAAGCAGTTTTGAGCGGCGATCCTCAAGATTTCGAGCATCACCGTACCTATGAGCAGGGTTTATCAGAGTGGTTTCACATTCTGTTAACTCCTCACACCGGAGCGTTCGGCGAAATGCTGGGATACTTTATTGTTGGAATGGACATCACCCGGCAAAAAGAAAATGAAGATTTCATCCAACGGTCACTAGATGAAAAACAGATTCTCCTGCGTGAAGTTCACCACAGAGTAAAAAACAACCTCCAGGTAATTCAGAGCCTCTTGCGCATGCAGGGCCGGGAGTCTCAAAGTGCGGCCCTCGAACCCTTACTTCGAGAAAGTCAAAATCGCATTCGATCCATCGCCCTCATCCATGAGCAGCTTTATAAACAGGAAGACGTTTCGGAAATCGATTTTGCCGATTACCTTAAGCTATTACTTCAACAAGTGTTTCGAACCTTCGAATTCGGATCAAAACGCATTTCCAGCCAGGTCGATTTCAAAAACATCTATTTAAGCCTGACCAAAGCGATTCCCTGTGCCCTGATTATTAATGAATTGGTCACTAACTCCATCAAATATGCCTTCCAGGACATGGATAGCGGTACTATTCGAATTCATGCCGCAACGGTCGGGGACAATCTCGTTCTCACCATTGAGGATAATGGTTGCGGATTTTGCGAAGAACTAAACATAGACGAGGTTGAAACTTTGGGACTAAAAATCGTCCGAACACTCACCCGTCAGTTAGGTGGTCAATTGGAAATCAGCTGCGAACAGGGTGCTCAATTTCAACTCACCTTTGAACATTGATTTAGATTGAAACAATATTTCAAAAAACTTAGTTTACATATAAGAAACTCAGATCTCTCTTCTCACGATATCTCCAATCCTTTAAATAATGAAAGAAGCTAAAATCCTGATTGTTGAAGACGAAGGCATTACCGCCGAAGATATTAAAGATTACCTGAAAAGTCTCGGCCACGATGTAATTGGAATTTGTAGCACGGGTGAGGATGCGATCGAAAAGGCGCGAGAACTTGACCCGGACCTTGTCCTCATGGACATCATGTTGGCCGGAGTTGTAGATGGTATTCAAGCGGCTGAAATCATACGCGAACAAGATGGCATCCCGGTGGTTTACCTGACTGCCTATTCGGATCCACAAACACTGCAACGTGCCAAAATCACGGAACCTTATGGTTATATTCTCAAACCATTTGACCAACGAGATTTACAGATCGCGGTAGAAATTGCTCTGCACAAGCACATCATGCATCGTAAGATTGTGGAAAGCCAGCGTTGGCTTTCTACAACGGTAACTTGCATGCACGAAGCATTGATAACCGTCGATTCTTCTTACCGTGTCATTACCATGAACCAGGCGGCAGAACGATTAACAGGCTGGAAAGAAAAAGAGGCACATGGCCGCATTTACACACAGATATATGCTTCCTGCGACGCACATACCGGCGAAGATTTACCCACCCCAGTTCATTTGGCGCTTCAAAGTGGAGAATCGGTCACCAGGCAAGGCAAAGCACTTTTGATCGCCCGAGATGGAAACGTTCATCCCGTAGATGAAACAGCCTCGCTTATCGTAGATGAAATCACCGGAGTCCAGGGAGCTGTAATGGTCTTTAAGGATGCAACCAAGCGACTTGAATCAGAATCT is a window of Verrucomicrobiota bacterium DNA encoding:
- a CDS encoding response regulator produces the protein MEVTQADTKTRTVLIIEDSDADRLKYREFIGQPTAFNKRFLEEESGNAGLKRYAEESIDCILLDLHLPDMNGVEFLGLFKKQYGDNTCPIIMLTRQGSEADAVMALKSGAHDYLSKNGLTPEALNRSVENAIEKVNLHKRLKQNNSDLENKNLQLQLMKDQLEKLVEDRTKNLIESNERLLVEIEERRKAESQVRESARFNRMIMDAAPAFIAYIDENDCYRFANEHYQKIFQCSEEDLLGISMQNHLGNAFENYRKAVLSGDPQDFEHHRTYEQGLSEWFHILLTPHTGAFGEMLGYFIVGMDITRQKENEDFIQRSLDEKQILLREVHHRVKNNLQVIQSLLRMQGRESQSAALEPLLRESQNRIRSIALIHEQLYKQEDVSEIDFADYLKLLLQQVFRTFEFGSKRISSQVDFKNIYLSLTKAIPCALIINELVTNSIKYAFQDMDSGTIRIHAATVGDNLVLTIEDNGCGFCEELNIDEVETLGLKIVRTLTRQLGGQLEISCEQGAQFQLTFEH
- a CDS encoding response regulator codes for the protein MKEAKILIVEDEGITAEDIKDYLKSLGHDVIGICSTGEDAIEKARELDPDLVLMDIMLAGVVDGIQAAEIIREQDGIPVVYLTAYSDPQTLQRAKITEPYGYILKPFDQRDLQIAVEIALHKHIMHRKIVESQRWLSTTVTCMHEALITVDSSYRVITMNQAAERLTGWKEKEAHGRIYTQIYASCDAHTGEDLPTPVHLALQSGESVTRQGKALLIARDGNVHPVDETASLIVDEITGVQGAVMVFKDATKRLESESEYRDEMVPAVLDSISAMLVVTDGEGKIIRINEKTRSILGKENQEVLNKYFWDLCGNEEDIESTANAFKTLNGVTNEMNFDCCWQTETEGNKNIRWCSSAIREESSEIDYILCTGIGL